The sequence below is a genomic window from Cicer arietinum cultivar CDC Frontier isolate Library 1 chromosome 6, Cicar.CDCFrontier_v2.0, whole genome shotgun sequence.
CTATCGTCACTATAAATTTATTCTATATTTATGTCCAATAAAATTGAGAATTATGAGTCttttctctaaaaatatttacagATTAGAATAAGGTTAAGAATTATGATAAAAAGTGTATCAACTATCTGTATaaatttattgtatatttatGTCCAATAAAAGTTGAGTTTAGAAtagtcttttttgaaaaagttgttttaatatatgcatacagaactaaataattaatttatgtttgacaattgtgtaaaattaatttatattatcaatgtATAATCTTTGCACTCTAGTATTTATATacaaatacatctttaaaaatGATTCATCAAACTATAAGAGGTATAATAATGACATCATCTAGTTTGCTTGGCAAATAGCTCATTGGCTAGCACCAAATTCACACTACTACAGCAATTATATATAAacctataaaattatataaacatACAACAACTGTGGTGTTTGGCCTCATGGTGAAAACATGTGTCTCTAACCAATTACTTCTGTTCAAAGTTCAAACCAAAAAGTGCATGTAACATTTGAGCTCGGATTTTGATTatcttttacatttttttttctctatcgCTCTCCTTTTCTTTCTTAACTTTACTATCCctctttattaaaaataataataataatttaagaggGAGtaagattaataaataaaaattgagagaaGAAGATAGTGGTGGAGGGAAAGTGTAGGAAATGATCTAACTAGTAGATATCAATAATTTGAGCTCTCAATGTGACATAAAAATGACAGATCATGTAAGCATGATgctagtatttttttttaagtactTCATCTATTTTAGAGTAAATGTCATTTAAGGTTTTgtcacataaattaaaaaaataatgacaagtgaatgaataaataaatctaaaattttcaCAAAACTATCGCAAATTATTGACTATTACTAACAATTATCATAAATGTATAATGAGATATAATGAATTGAAATGATAcacacaatatttattttagaacaAAGCAAATAATAGAAGACTCATTGAGAAATTTGATTGTAAATGAGAAAAAATTGATAAGCTCATTTGATGCAACTCATCTGAGACTTAAATTGCTAAATTAATACATACATGTGGGAACAAAAATATGATTGAACAAAATTTCATAACTAGCAATACAACAAATAAACTAGAATACCAatacaacaaataaaatttcataacatgcttaaaaagaaaaacaatagtTGGAATTGcaactttaatattttaaatatataaatatgataaaaaaaaaatatacaatattaatCTTTGGattagaaatataaaaacaataaaataattgcatgttacctttttatttatattgaataGATACATGATGAATAGAGAACTATACAGCCTATCAATCCTTAAAATGCAGACAATAAATTGAATAGAATTTCTGTATACTGGAAAAGAGGTATCCTCAATAACCTGTGCTATCACTCtaagatttttcttttctatataacaaaatatacatGTAACCTAAGAATTTCTCTCCACACCAGTATTAAGCAAAGCTGCATTACTAGCTGCTTTCAATGGAGGCCTGTTAATCTTCTCAAGCAATCTACTAAATACTAACTGGACTGGTATGCAAGCGACTGTGGTTGGACCAGAGATTTCTGGTTTAACTACTCTATCTGTTTGATAGCTACTGATATCATGCAATGGGTTTCTAAGACTATGTTGAGTAGATAACGAGGACAAAGTTCTAATTTTCTGGTTAGATGACAAGCTCAACTTCTTTGGCacctttttaaaaaactttttgtCCGCGGAAGACCGATGACTTTTAAGGCTACTCTTCTTTTGAAGGCTTGCCTTATGACTGGAACTTCCAGTGTTTAGTTTTTTATAATCAAAGTTTTGTTCTTGATCTAAGGATGGAAACTCAACAGCAACTTCAGAACCATTTGATGACAATACATGGGGGCGAGGAACACGGAAATTTGCTGTTCTCCTTGCAGTCCTCCATGCTTGTGGAAGCACACTACTTCCCTCAATACCAAATCCATCATTACTGAAGTCATCCATTGCAGAAAAGAGAGTATCAGAAGAACCATCTTTAAGGACCTCAACCTGGACTGGGTGACCTATTATTGCCTTCCCATCAAGCTTACTCATGAGAGAAATAAAGGGCACCGGCTCCTTCTGATATCTTGCTTGAACCTTCACATCTACATTAACCAGCATCGATCTCATCCTCTCACCAAAATGATAACGATCATCATACATTGGAGTAAATCCTTTAATATCCCAAAATTCTGTTGAAGCAAGATGTTCATCCCAGGCCGAGTCATTCCAATCAGCCCCACGatggattttattttgaatttttgatacAGCTCTAGGAGTGAGAGAATATTCATCTTCCAATCCAAACATTTGATCATCGTCATAAAGTGCATCACTAAAACCATTTCTATAGCAATGCAAACTTGAACCCATTCTCTTGCGACTTAAATTACTTCTCCCCTCTTCGAAATCCGCCTCTGCTCCGTATATAATACTTTTTCTGTCAGGGATACCAAAAGATCTCTTCACAAGATTCCGATTATTCCTTTTCCCTTTTAGTTGCCATTTAGACATGGGTTCATGGCTCGTCATCAGTTCACGAGGATAGAGGTGAGGCATGTCGCTGTTAACTGCCAACTCATCAGGCTCCTCACTGCTAGTGCTTTCATCCCGGACAGTTTCTGCAGTTACAGTAACATTCAAAGAACCATAAAGATCAGTAAAAGAAACATAAAACAAATAGTCAAACACAAACTGAATCTTTTATCAAGAATGAAACCATGAATGAGAACACGAATCCCCAAGACGCCCCCCACAAAAATTGGAAGTGGCTCCAAAATTACAATACATGAAAGCAGGTCAAAACTAAAATATGCATGGCAGTGAAAATTCCTTATGTTTCCCGTCTCCTGAATCCAACACCCTGGGCCTTCACAAATCAGATTGCTCatgtaataaattttgtttagcaTGGTCTTTTTCTTAGGTGTTGAATGCTTGCTTACACATGCTGAAAAGGCACATTAGTTTACCAAAGAGGTAGTAGatcttaaaagttaaaataaaatcttacaCTAAAATTCTTATAGCATATTGGCCAATCTGAGTACAAACAGGATCATTCTTTTTTTAACCCTGGCGATAAAGATAGGCCAGCTAAATCATTTGTTGATTTCAACATAACAGATGAAAAGAAAATGCAGAGATGGAGATCTTGAGAGGGACAAGGCTCTTCATCCTGTACTCGGCTAATTCTAAGCCATTTTCCAGAATACAGGTATTATTTGAATTACAAATTAGAAAACCAAGTAAAGAATGATGCAGGAATGNNNNNNNNNNNNNNNNNNNNNNNNNNNNNNNNNNNNNNNNNNNNNNNNNNNNNNNNNNNNNNNNNNNNNNNNNNNNNNNNNNNAAAAAGAACAACTACATCAGAGGCCAAAACAATCGCTTGTACATGACTCATTTAAACATCCATACAACCATGCGCAAAAATATATAACCACAATTTTCAGAGCAAGAAGCCAAGATACATAATAAATTAAGAGAAGTAAATTCACAAAATGAAAGACGCTGGCAGAATGAAGCACTGGAATCAACAATAGGTGTGCTTTTTTTCCCCCTTAATCTTTTTAAATTGAAGCCAATTTATAGTTCGTACTGTTGAGATGAGGTAGCAGAAGTATGACTGAAACCTAACCTGTAAGTAAAGTCATCTTTTCATCCATGTCTGGTTCTGTCTCAGAAGAATCTGAATCTGTATCAGAAACAGTAGAGTCTGTTTCTGAAGAGCCAGATTCAACATCATCCATAAACGTTGATTCAGTCTCTCCCACCAAAGAACCACGATAAGGAAACTCCCTTCCGAGTTTTGGAGATGGTGTCTCAACAAGGGCTAGTCTCTCTTTGTAATCAAGAGAATCAGTAGACTCGGttggaaaataaaaatgctTGCTCCTCTTTGTCGGGTATGCTATTTGCCTAGCTCCTGGAAAAAGAACCACATTCAGATTATACCCTAGAACAAATAACTGATTTTTACCAATGAAATAGGATTAATTTGTAtgccttattattaaatattgcaCGCTCAATCTCTCATCTGGTCATTTTCTTGTCTAAAGAATTTTACCATTCGCCATGCAAAGACTGTCACTTGCAAGAGCCCGAGCACCCTCATTGACTGAATTTTTCTGAGAAACGTTAGGATCCACAGGAGATGAAAGCTTCCCTTTCAGAGGGGCAATTTTGAGTCCAAAATCCTGCAAGTCTCTCATCCGAGGAGTCGCTTCAGAGAGATCTACTTCCATACTGACTTGATTGCCATCCCTTGCTACCTCCAAAGGAAAACAACCTCCACCAACAATATCATTTTCACAAGACACGTATGATCTAAAATTTGCATGTTTTTCGTTATTGTTTCCCTGTGTTTCCACCGACAACCCTACGACACCCTTTTTAACCGAACTAGACGTTCTGCGATCGGTTCGATCAGAAGCAACAGCTAATTTTGCTTGCTTTTTCACCAATTGCCTCTCAAGTTCAAGAGCATGAAGAACAGCATCTTCACGGCGGGCatatttctctcttttcttcAACGGCATCTCATGCGAAGATTCAACCCTTTcaatacattcatcaaactcgCCGCAACGGAATGCCTTTACACGTTTAGATTTCTCCAAGTTGTACCAATCCCTGCAAATAATGATCAACCACCAAATAAcagataaattaacaaccataaaaactGCTAAGAATGCTAAAACACAGACATTAGTGATCTGTACATCTCATATGCATAGTCATTAACATAACAACATGAAGCTAATAATGATCCTAACCTCTCCACATATATGAGCAGATTATATAATTCTACACGGATTATGGTAGCTAACTGAGTTGCTAAGacgcaattaattaattaattaattagtataatGTAAGAAAACGTGAAAGGTGGAGTAGTTAAGTTTACAACTGaaaggagagagagagagagagagagagagagagagagagagagagagagagttacACGCTAGCGTCTTCCCTGCCGAGAAGTTTAACCGGAGTTCCTGAACGAGGAGAAGTGAGATGAGAAGCGGCGATATCATCGGGGTCAATTATTTGACCCGGCCACCACGACCCGTTTCTCCGGCGAACCCATACGATGGATCCAACGCCGAAATCCATTATCCGTTTAAACCCTCACGTTCTTAGGAAGGAGAAGAATGAGGGTGGTTGTGGCTTAGGTCAGCCAGCGGAGGATCCGGGAACCGTCGTAAGTGGATGAATCATGACCCTATTAGTGTAAACTGGGTTAGGGCAAATGTATTCAGTTTTGgggaaatttctttttttttttttggaactCAATTTTGATCTttgctataattttttttcttcctaatcCTTGTTTTTTCTCCGCTTACGGCTTGGGGTTGGgttgaattgtgaatttttttttttttaattgtgaatttGTCGGTGGTTAAATGTGTATTTGccttacaaaattataatactgcagttttattttgatttattaatttttttaaaatatagtaataatatatcAGTCTTACATTTTGACCAAAATAAAGTTTTCCTTAAAAGTTAATAATGTTTTCACTTTTTtcatctttataattttatttagatCGATAGATTACAgtagaatataataaaaattaatgaagttatgttattttgacattttaaaaataagtggAACATAatgagatttattttattttattttatctttcaatttaattcatataactaaatattaatttttttaagcgttaacaacttaaaaaattatattcaatttatacattgttaaaaaaattcttaattttagTGGAATAGattattatatcttttaaacatacatacaaaaaattatttaaaaatttaaatgatacacatgaattaatttaaaagtattaataaaaattttctatgaaaaatatttgaatgtctactttttgaaaaaaaaaataagagagactaaaattgaaatatttcatATAAGCACAATTGTTTTTGTTGTCCCTTAAGttaatttcaagtaacatttatgtcatttatatttatttattttctctaattttgtattttatttaatttcaattaacaatttgattttttatgttttaaaatgtcaacaatattatcattttttttacaaaaatttaaaaattcatcaaaatttttaaacaaaattcataaaatgaactatcatcttcaatatagtgcaaatttaatgaaattcataactcaagtttttaaataaactcgtattttcattatttattaaataattttatgttgttggagatgaaaatattagtCTATTCATATTTGAgttatacatttgattaatatatgaattttattgaaattggtaataaattttatgaattttgtttgaagattttgtaaataaatgataaccctgttgacattttaagatataagtgattaaattgttacttaaaattaaataaaatactaaatctataaaaataaaataaaaaactaaaatattatctgaaattaagttaagagaccgtATAAACAATTAtgtcaattatatattttagactCTCTTATCAAGATTGAACAATTACAAATACACTTGAATGTGAAAACTACTTAATTGTATGAAATCCACATTTGGCGAAGATGATACAAAATTACTTAGAtttcttaataattttaaaaatataaaattttaataaaagctCATGTGAGTAGTTGgcaactaaatattttttgaataaaatatgaaaatttaactaatttgtgcatattttataacatagtgtatgaaaaaagaaagtaaagaCTAAATATTACcattaaataagataaatggttaaaaatattattttgccTTTAACACTTGATGTCATCAATTAAAGTACCCTCcgtactatattttttaattttataaaatctcattattttatttttagtcattataacttttatttttaaattttgatctttaattttaaatcaactttgacatattttttaaatttttgaatgatttttagctttaatgtttaaaatattataaatttttttttacaaaagtttagaatttttttgtaaatataaattaaatataagtttttaaacACTGAAAACTTAAAAATccatctttaatttattttttattaaaaaattagacatgtctaaatattattgataaaaattattcaatatttGAAGATAAATCAtagataaaaaactaaataaaacattttaagaAATTGGAGAGATTTTTCAGAGTGACTAAAAAGCAAATAGtaaaatttgataaagattaaaagtttatctaaaaattattgtagttttattatttattaaaaaacaaataagaatcaattaaaattgattttcttaaaacaaatacaaaaccaTTATGTCCCCTCCTCCTCTCACCATGGTTGAACCATTCTACGGAGTACAATTTTTGATTTACTATTCCTGCGATCATATTTATATACTCATCACACACCCACTCCCTCCATTCTTCTTCACATGTTCATGTCACACTATATCTCTTCTCCCCATAACTGATTCATTATCGAGCTGCGATTTAATTTTTATCCTTTCCAATGAATCGCTTAAAGGGTGGTTGGCGCTGCCTATCCAAATCCAATATTAACAACCTTCTCGATTATCACCCAAACGTTGTTGAAATTCGCAACTCCATCATTCTATCTCGCCCATTCGGAACCTCCACCAACACTGGAAACAAAGTGGATGATCATCAATTGAGCAGGGACTTTTTCGTCAACTTGTGGGTTTCCGAAAGTAAATTCACAAACCCCAGAGGGAAGAAATTTATCAAATGTGGAGGTGTTAATCTTGACCCTAGATGGTTTTCTGCTTCGTCTGTTGATGCTGTTGCGAAGAACGGTGAACGGGTCTTGAAGCAACCTCCTATTAGCCAATCTGTTTCTGAATTTTCTCAACCGGAATCTCCAGAAGAGGTCAATTTCGTTTCCttagtttcttttgtttttttgctTTATATAATTTGCATAGGGTTTGTTTGGAAATTGGATTGAATTATCTGAGCTTATGTACTAGCATAATTACTTGCTGACGGTTTGGTAAAGCTTAGGGAAGCAAGTTATCACATTTCCTTAACTtgtgaaaacaacttatatagCTTTTGCGAACATGTTTGaccttttttttaagaaatagcTTATGCACTAGTAGTTATAtgataaatgtttatttttaagaaatagCTTATGCACTAGTAGTTATATGATAAATGTTTATGCTATAAGcacttaattaaattgtttactCATACAAAGTCATATATTGTTATGGAATTTTAGCTTTGACTATAGTAATGTATGAGGGCTTTCAGAAAAATTAAGGAAATATGGTTGGTCTATGTAGTTTCAGGCTAATCATTGTGTGTTATGGTGCTAGTTTATTTTGTAAACCAAACAATATAGTATTGGTATTTCAGACTATGTGATAGAACACTGCAACTTAAGAGGAACGAGGGTCCAAAGAGTGGGCCCCACTCACCCAAGTCACAATCCTCACACACATTTAGTTTCTAGAACAATGGACGGAGGGAATATAAGCTAGTTAATAATGTCTCTTATTCTACTGATATTCCATTAAAGGAATGAGGGAAGGGGAAATGGAAAAGACATTCAATTTCAAGAAGGATGAATGGAAGGAATAAAAGCTAGTTAATAACGTctcttattttatgttataagaaTGTGGGAATAGGAAGAGGGGAGGGTATtcagaaaatattttaagaaataattaggGAAATTCTTTCTCTGGTTAGGAGAAATTTTGCTCTGGTTTAGGAGTTCTTAGAACTctggttttgtttttctttttgcatCCTTTCCTGATCTTGTCGTTGTAAGGGATACTActctgaattttaaaaaataatatacctttttctttcattaaaattttgagttcTATCACTATGACTTGAGTTGAATTGGTGCACGATTAAGGACTAGCTTGAATTAGCTTTTAGCTTGTGGCATATTTTTTCGGTTAAAATAAGTTTAGAATTCTTCACTTGAGAAAAATACTTATAAGCCTAGGAGTGTTTATGGACAAGTTAAACAAGAGAGCTTTTGAAAAATTGAGACATAGAAGCTATAGTTCAATATTTGTTAAGTTGttcaaatatgtttttgttcCATATTCACTTGATGAGAAGTTTATCCAAATTGACTCGATGCCTCCAGTCAGGTAGATTAAAATTGAGGCTGCAATCAGACGGAGTTTGGAAAAACAAAAGGTCTTTTTCAGAAGTTACATTTTCTAGCTAAAGAGGATAGCAGCACCTTTTTacttagtttttgtttttttctttgaaaagaTTATCCAATGAAAGTTTTTTAGgcatattttcttcactaaaaggctctttaaaattattataaagaaaCATGATTAAGACACCCTAATTTTAAAtcctttatttgaaatttaacttgGAGATGTTCTGCTTTCCCCCTCTTGATCTTTGTTAGGCCAAAGTAGCACCTCTGCTTGCCAGGTCCAACTTGCTAATTACCAGAGATATTGAGTGGGCAAATCTTGTATTGGGATTTGAACAGGTGAtcctctttattttttaatggatGGTTCCTTTAGTTATACCTGTCACAGAAGCAACTTTTTTAATAGTCTAGTTCATTTATCATCCTTCTCATTAAATATGATGGATAATTTGTATGCTGAGGCTGTAGGACATTGCTCCAGTATCTTCTAAAAAAGTTATAAGTCTTGACTTTTGTTCATGACATAAGGTCTAACTTTGTGATTTTGTTGGGTTGTATTGAAGGAAAATCGTTATGCCATTGTAGATCCATGCTACCCACAGTCGGTTAGTGATAATTCTAATCTCACGTTCTCTACTCAGTAATAGCGTTTGCATATTACTTCTTTGCATAGCTCGTTATAATAATAGTTGACATTGTTTGCTTTTTGTTATGATTCAGCCTGTTGGTTTAATTCTTGAACAGAGCAACGTCATTACGAGACAGGTATTCAATTCGATAACTTGATCTTCACTCCCTTTGATTGCTTATTCTGTACAATGTTTTACTTATGATCCCCACgaaaagaaattaataattgCATTGTCCATTTCACCATCATTTTACAATCAACTAGAACTTTGCGCATATGATAGATAGAATGGTTTTCGTtgtattattcattttatagcATTCCATACATGTAGTCTGTTCTTTTTCCTAGAAGAAGATAAAGGAGAAGCTAATACTTTAAAAGCAGAGGGTGACACATCTAGGTTAACTACTTCataaaggaaaagaaacaacTTGGACAGggatttctttttattttattttgcaacTAATCATTTATCAGTCAATAGTCAATACTCAAGTCCCCCATTGTAGTTTGTCATAAGGATTCAGAAAAGGAAATAGATAAACctgtacaaaaaaaaattcccaAGATAATGGGCATTCCTTCAATTGTAGTAATATGAATCAGCTTAAATGGCTTTTGCTAAATCACCTCCCAGTCTAGATCTTATGTTCAATACTTCACTCCCAATCAGATTTGCCTAGCGATGCGATTCAGTTTTAAACTATTAACTTCATAGAT
It includes:
- the LOC101494295 gene encoding uncharacterized protein At1g51745-like — encoded protein: MDFGVGSIVWVRRRNGSWWPGQIIDPDDIAASHLTSPRSGTPVKLLGREDASVDWYNLEKSKRVKAFRCGEFDECIERVESSHEMPLKKREKYARREDAVLHALELERQLVKKQAKLAVASDRTDRRTSSSVKKGVVGLSVETQGNNNEKHANFRSYVSCENDIVGGGCFPLEVARDGNQVSMEVDLSEATPRMRDLQDFGLKIAPLKGKLSSPVDPNVSQKNSVNEGARALASDSLCMANGARQIAYPTKRSKHFYFPTESTDSLDYKERLALVETPSPKLGREFPYRGSLVGETESTFMDDVESGSSETDSTVSDTDSDSSETEPDMDEKMTLLTETVRDESTSSEEPDELAVNSDMPHLYPRELMTSHEPMSKWQLKGKRNNRNLVKRSFGIPDRKSIIYGAEADFEEGRSNLSRKRMGSSLHCYRNGFSDALYDDDQMFGLEDEYSLTPRAVSKIQNKIHRGADWNDSAWDEHLASTEFWDIKGFTPMYDDRYHFGERMRSMLVNVDVKVQARYQKEPVPFISLMSKLDGKAIIGHPVQVEVLKDGSSDTLFSAMDDFSNDGFGIEGSSVLPQAWRTARRTANFRVPRPHVLSSNGSEVAVEFPSLDQEQNFDYKKLNTGSSSHKASLQKKSSLKSHRSSADKKFFKKVPKKLSLSSNQKIRTLSSLSTQHSLRNPLHDISSYQTDRVVKPEISGPTTVACIPVQLVFSRLLEKINRPPLKAASNAALLNTGVERNS
- the LOC101494605 gene encoding altered inheritance rate of mitochondria protein 25, whose protein sequence is MNRLKGGWRCLSKSNINNLLDYHPNVVEIRNSIILSRPFGTSTNTGNKVDDHQLSRDFFVNLWVSESKFTNPRGKKFIKCGGVNLDPRWFSASSVDAVAKNGERVLKQPPISQSVSEFSQPESPEEAKVAPLLARSNLLITRDIEWANLVLGFEQENRYAIVDPCYPQSPVGLILEQSNVITRQLLRLRRPFVAQITDAMGNELFRVRRPFWWITSSIYAEIDGKEIGVVHRRWHLWRRIYDLYLGNKQFAVVENPGLWNWTFTLKDKDGEVLGQIDRDWRGFGFEILTDAGQYVIRFGCSDPSSKIGLATAIQDLDVRRPLTLAERAVAVALAISLDNDYFSRHGGWGLPFIDVGE